DNA sequence from the Sylvia atricapilla isolate bSylAtr1 chromosome 27, bSylAtr1.pri, whole genome shotgun sequence genome:
GATGGGAGAGTCTGGGCTACAAATATCCCTGGAAATGAAGCCCTCACCTTTCCTCAGTCCCTGTGGTAGTCTGCATCTCCAGTTCTCCCTGAGATCCTTGGTCACCTCCCTTGATCCTGTCTCCTGTGGAGGACAAACAGATGGTCCAGGTGGAGGATGCTGTTGCCAAGGGATTGAGGCAGGGTCAGGGCTGcaaggggcagggatggagtgAGGAATGATGGATCTCTGTGTAACCACACGTCTCCATCTCcctccagaaaaagaaagattacGAGATCGAGCTGCTCCGCTTCCTGGAGGTGAGTGATGAGGGAGTGCTCAGCTTCCTGGAGATCCCAAATCTGGGAATGGGGAACTCTGCCCAGGGACTGGGATGGCTTTAATGGGGGGCTGCCCTCTCTGTCTGGGCCCAGCCGTGGGTGCTGTGCAGATGGCTGCACATAGCCTCGACCTTCTGGCTGTCCTAGTGGCTGAGCCAGTGTCTtccagctgggcactgggaggtgAGGGTGGGCCCCCAGCTGggaggggagctggggctggaggggagggtgttcagtggctgtggctgtgcagcctCTCACTTCCTTCCCTCGCCGGGACGTGGGTGGGGGAGCCACACTGAGGCCACCCCAGCGTCGTCCCCGTCCCCGGGCGGATGTGACACggccccagctgcagctgcaggggcacGGGGTGGAAAACCCAGGGGTTTGCCCGGATCCAGGCACCTGCTTTCACTGAGaaacagctgagctggggaggggacactgcccagATAGAGGGTGACAGCGTGGGGACCCCTAGGCTGTACGTGTGCAGTTCCACACGCTGGTCCTGGTCCCTGGTTCCTGGTCCCTGGTCCTGACTGGGACAGGGTTTGGATCAAATGCATAAATTCCCCTTCCCCAGGGTCCCTATCCCCCGACTGCCTCAAAGTCTCATTAGCACTGGGCTGCCTAATGATGTCTCTCCTCCTTTGCCACCCAGAGCCTGCccgaggaggagcagcagcggGTGCTGGGCGAGGAGAAGATGCTGGGCAGCAACCGGAAAGGGGCGACGAGTCCTGCCTCCAAAAAATCCTCACCAGAGACCGGCAAGGTGGGACGGGACAGCACCTGCCAGAGGCTTGGGGCGGGGTTGTGCATCTCAAGGGGCTTTGAGGGCTTTGGTCCCTGCGTGGGCTGGTCCCCCCTGACGGCCCCGTGTGCCCCTCAGGCCAGCTCCGAGAAGCCCAAGAGGCCCATCTCAGCCATGTTCATCTTCTCGGAGGAGAAGcggaagcagctgcaggaggagcgGCCGGAGCTGTCGGAGAGCGAGCTGACCCGGCTCCTGGCCCGCATGTGGAACGATCTCTCCGAGAAAAAGAAGGTTGGTACCATCCCGTGGtcctcctccatcccctctgcactgctcctgtgggGACCTTGGgcatccaggggctgctcctgtcctTGTCCTGCACCAAGGGGCACAGACGTCCCTTGCAGTATCACGGTGACTTGTCACACAGGTGCCAGTGTCGGCACTGAGGGGCACCACTGGCTGTGCCTCCCCCTCTCATCGCCTGGAGGGTCAAAACCCACCAGGCAGAGAAACCTCAGAGGGCCCTCGAGCCTCAGTTTTAAGGCTTTTGTGGTTTTCCTGATGGGAAGAGTCCTGGGGTGGGGTTGGGGTTGGTGGAGGGGCTGTCAGTGCTActgtggggacagtgctgggggagctgcGGTGTCCCCCTGGTGTTTggtggctgtgtccctgccacagccccctCACCCTGTGCCCCCCTCACCCTGTGCCCCCTGCCCAGGCCAAGTACAAGGCACGGGAGGCGGCGATGAAGGCGCAGTCGGAGAAAAAGCACGGCTCAGATAAAGAGGAGCGTGGGAAGCTGCCCGAGTCTCCCAAAACTGCTGAGGAGATCTGGCAACAGAGCGTCATCGGGGACTACCTGGCTCGTTTCAAGGTGAGGAGCgggctgggaaaggggcagCAATTCCCATGTACTTTCTCTCTGGCTCACACCCGGGTTTGGGCTGGGAGCCGTGGGGAGGATGGGGGTCACAGGGTCAGCAGtgccccaccagcagcaccccaaTGTCCCGGGGTTTTTGGGTGCATCTGTTGCATTATTCTGGTTCTGTCCCACAGAACGACCGGGGCAAAGCACTGAAGGCCATGGAGGCCACTTGGAACAAcatggagaagaaagagaagctgaTGTGGATCAAGAAGGCGGCGGAGGATCAGAAGCGATACGAGGTGGGTCTGTGCCCCGTCCTGTCCCTCTCCATGTCcctcagccagcactgcccctctccctgaccctctctcctctcctcagagGGAGCTGAGCGAGATGCGGGCCCCTCCGTGCTCCACCAACTCCaccaagaaaatgaaattccagGGAGAGCCGAAGAAACCCCCCATGTGAGtacctgggctgtgacacaccTGGTCTGGCTGTGGTGGTGGGGAGGGcctgggacaggaggagggagggtGGGCTGTCCCCTGGTGTGGCCGGACAGGGGCTGTGGACACCTGGGTTGTCTGTGCCCTCTGTCCCAGCCCGGTCCCTGCGCTCTCCCCGTGCAGGAACGGTTACCAGAAGttctcccaggagctgctgtccaaCGGGGAGCTGAACCACCTCCCGCTGAAGGAGCGCATGGTGGAGATCGGCAGCCGCTGGCAGCGCATCTCCCAGGGCCAGAAGGACCACTACAAAAAACTGGcggaggagcagcagaaacagtACAAGGTGCACCTCGACATCTGGCTCAAGGTGGGTGCTGGATCCCGGTGGTGGGAGACTCTGGGATCTGTTGGTTTTGGGGATGACGCTTGGCGTGGCCTCTGTTCCCACCCCTCCTCCGGAAACCACCTTCTCTAGACcattttttgacattttgtaACTTCAACGGATAGAAGTTATATACATGAGGAGGGTGTGCCCTGTGCTAGAgtttccctgctccatcccccaTTCTGTTCGCGCCTGCTGGTCCCTgactgtgtccctgtccccgcagaGCCTCTCGCCGCAGGAGCGGGCTGCCTACAAGGAACACATTTCCAACGTGAGTATCCCTGTGGCGCTGCTGTGGTGACATCCTGGGGGTctgggggtgggatggggttgCCAGGGGCTTGGGCTGGAGAACCTGAGGGTTTGGGACTGGGCAGGGTCAGTCCTGGGTGAGGTTTGGATGTGGCACACTCCGGAGAGCCCCTCCAGTGGGGGTTTGTTCCCTtggcagctcagcagtgggATTTTCTCCGGGCTGGACACTGGGAGGGAGTTAAACTTGAGCCCtaaagggttttgttttgttctcacaGAAACGCAAGAGCATAGGGAAGATCCGGGGCCCCAACCCCAAGATGAAGCCAACGATGCAGTCCAAGTCGGTGAGTCACAAGAGCCCCATGGGGCCACCAGGCCCCTCCCTGGGGAGCATCTCAGGGGGACCCACAGCCCCTGTTTGAGGTGTCCTGTGTGCttccagctgcctgccctgtcctgggcacCACAAACCTTCCCCAAATCCCCGCTCAGGACCCATCCAGGCTGGATTTTGACCCCTGGTACCCTCTTGGGGACCTTTTTTGGTGCAATTCTCAGTGAAAATGGGGAAAGGCGCCCAGGAAGGTGTGGGGTGGGGCATCACCTGATCTGTTTAATGGGTGGAGGAACCCGAAGGGGGATTGTCCAGGGTGGGGTGGGAGCTGCACCTGCGGGTGTGGAGATCCAGGGCCTCACCAAGACCCTCCCATCGTCCTGCAGGAGTCAGAGGACGATGacgaggaggaagaggaggaggaagacgACGACGAAGACGAGGACGACGATGATGACAACGGTGACTCGTCAGAGGAAGGCGGCGACTCCTCGGAGTCCAGCAGCGAGGAGGAGAGCGAGGACGGGGACGAGGTGAGGCCGTGGCACGGGGAGGGCACACGGAGGGCACGGGCCCCTCACCCTCCTCTGGGCTGGGGGTCCCCACGGCCGGGCTCAGGTAGATCCGTGGCACAGGAGCCCCCGGGAAGCAGGGGGACgcagggaggagagaaggggagCAGGATCCCCCCGGTGTTCCCGGGGAGGGCACAGTCAGGAGCAGCCTCGGGACGTAGAGAGGTGTGTGGGGGGGTGTGCAGAGCCCCCGgtgagcagagaaaaatctcCTGTCTTTTTCCTGGTGGAGATACTGAGTCTGGTCTCGGCTCCGTTTGCGCCAGTGTGAATGCCGAGTAAGTCACCAGAGTCAAGGCTTTACACCGGTGCAACTGAAATCTGAGTATGCTGGATGGCGCTGGGGCCAGAAACCGTGTCCGTGCCTTGTGCTCGCCACCGCACAGGTGAGGTGTTTCCACCCCCTCGCTGGTCTCAGCTCACGcctcttccttccctggctTTAGAGGGGGGAGACTGAGGCCCGAGGCGGGTCGGGGAGCCTCCCCCAGATGGTGTAGCGAGGCAGTGGCAGAGGTGAGGGCACGGCCCCCAGCACCCCGAGCTGAGCCCTTGCAAACTCactcctggctcctgccccgcgtccctcctccagccccagagccccgggggCAGATGGCAGGGTGGGGGTCACACCCCCGCGCTCTCTGGGGACCCCGGGA
Encoded proteins:
- the UBTF gene encoding nucleolar transcription factor 1 isoform X1; this translates as MNGEAECPADLEMTAPKNQDRWSQEDMLTLLECMKNNLPSNDGSKFKTTESHLDWEKVAFKDFSGEMCKMKWMEISNEVRKFRTLTELIMDAEEHVKNPYKGKKLKKHPDFPKKPLTPYFRFFMEKRAKYAKLHPEMSNLDLTKILSKKYKELPEKKKMKYIQDFQREKQEFERNLARFREDHPDLIQNAKKSDVPEKPKTPQQLWYNHEKKIYLKVRPDVSTATTKEVKESLGKQWSQLSDKKRLKWIHKALEQRKEYEEIMRDYIQKHPELNISEEGITRSTLTKAERQLKDKFDGRPTKPPPNSYSLYCAELMANMKDVPSTERMVLCSQQWKLLSQKEKDAYHKKCDQKKKDYEIELLRFLESLPEEEQQRVLGEEKMLGSNRKGATSPASKKSSPETGKASSEKPKRPISAMFIFSEEKRKQLQEERPELSESELTRLLARMWNDLSEKKKAKYKAREAAMKAQSEKKHGSDKEERGKLPESPKTAEEIWQQSVIGDYLARFKNDRGKALKAMEATWNNMEKKEKLMWIKKAAEDQKRYERELSEMRAPPCSTNSTKKMKFQGEPKKPPMNGYQKFSQELLSNGELNHLPLKERMVEIGSRWQRISQGQKDHYKKLAEEQQKQYKVHLDIWLKSLSPQERAAYKEHISNKRKSIGKIRGPNPKMKPTMQSKSESEDDDEEEEEEEDDDEDEDDDDDNGDSSEEGGDSSESSSEEESEDGDECECRVSHQSQGFTPVQLKSEYAGWRWGQKPCPCLVLATAQNDEDDEDEDDEDEDDNDSEGSSSSSSSSGDSSDSDSN
- the UBTF gene encoding nucleolar transcription factor 1 isoform X2; protein product: MNGEAECPADLEMTAPKNQDRWSQEDMLTLLECMKNNLPSNDGSKFKTTESHLDWEKVAFKDFSGEMCKMKWMEISNEVRKFRTLTELIMDAEEHVKNPYKGKKLKKHPDFPKKPLTPYFRFFMEKRAKYAKLHPEMSNLDLTKILSKKYKELPEKKKMKYIQDFQREKQEFERNLARFREDHPDLIQNAKKSDVPEKPKTPQQLWYNHEKKIYLKVRPDATTKEVKESLGKQWSQLSDKKRLKWIHKALEQRKEYEEIMRDYIQKHPELNISEEGITRSTLTKAERQLKDKFDGRPTKPPPNSYSLYCAELMANMKDVPSTERMVLCSQQWKLLSQKEKDAYHKKCDQKKKDYEIELLRFLESLPEEEQQRVLGEEKMLGSNRKGATSPASKKSSPETGKASSEKPKRPISAMFIFSEEKRKQLQEERPELSESELTRLLARMWNDLSEKKKAKYKAREAAMKAQSEKKHGSDKEERGKLPESPKTAEEIWQQSVIGDYLARFKNDRGKALKAMEATWNNMEKKEKLMWIKKAAEDQKRYERELSEMRAPPCSTNSTKKMKFQGEPKKPPMNGYQKFSQELLSNGELNHLPLKERMVEIGSRWQRISQGQKDHYKKLAEEQQKQYKVHLDIWLKSLSPQERAAYKEHISNKRKSIGKIRGPNPKMKPTMQSKSESEDDDEEEEEEEDDDEDEDDDDDNGDSSEEGGDSSESSSEEESEDGDECECRVSHQSQGFTPVQLKSEYAGWRWGQKPCPCLVLATAQNDEDDEDEDDEDEDDNDSEGSSSSSSSSGDSSDSDSN
- the UBTF gene encoding nucleolar transcription factor 1 isoform X3: MNGEAECPADLEMTAPKNQDRWSQEDMLTLLECMKNNLPSNDGSKFKTTESHLDWEKVAFKDFSGEMCKMKWMEISNEVRKFRTLTELIMDAEEHVKNPYKGKKLKKHPDFPKKPLTPYFRFFMEKRAKYAKLHPEMSNLDLTKILSKKYKELPEKKKMKYIQDFQREKQEFERNLARFREDHPDLIQNAKKSDVPEKPKTPQQLWYNHEKKIYLKVRPDVSTEIMRDYIQKHPELNISEEGITRSTLTKAERQLKDKFDGRPTKPPPNSYSLYCAELMANMKDVPSTERMVLCSQQWKLLSQKEKDAYHKKCDQKKKDYEIELLRFLESLPEEEQQRVLGEEKMLGSNRKGATSPASKKSSPETGKASSEKPKRPISAMFIFSEEKRKQLQEERPELSESELTRLLARMWNDLSEKKKAKYKAREAAMKAQSEKKHGSDKEERGKLPESPKTAEEIWQQSVIGDYLARFKNDRGKALKAMEATWNNMEKKEKLMWIKKAAEDQKRYERELSEMRAPPCSTNSTKKMKFQGEPKKPPMNGYQKFSQELLSNGELNHLPLKERMVEIGSRWQRISQGQKDHYKKLAEEQQKQYKVHLDIWLKSLSPQERAAYKEHISNKRKSIGKIRGPNPKMKPTMQSKSESEDDDEEEEEEEDDDEDEDDDDDNGDSSEEGGDSSESSSEEESEDGDECECRVSHQSQGFTPVQLKSEYAGWRWGQKPCPCLVLATAQNDEDDEDEDDEDEDDNDSEGSSSSSSSSGDSSDSDSN
- the UBTF gene encoding nucleolar transcription factor 1 isoform X5 gives rise to the protein MNGEAECPADLEMTAPKNQDRWSQEDMLTLLECMKNNLPSNDGSKFKTTESHLDWEKVAFKDFSGEMCKMKWMEISNEVRKFRTLTELIMDAEEHVKNPYKGKKLKKHPDFPKKPLTPYFRFFMEKRAKYAKLHPEMSNLDLTKILSKKYKELPEKKKMKYIQDFQREKQEFERNLARFREDHPDLIQNAKKSDVPEKPKTPQQLWYNHEKKIYLKVRPDEIMRDYIQKHPELNISEEGITRSTLTKAERQLKDKFDGRPTKPPPNSYSLYCAELMANMKDVPSTERMVLCSQQWKLLSQKEKDAYHKKCDQKKKDYEIELLRFLESLPEEEQQRVLGEEKMLGSNRKGATSPASKKSSPETGKASSEKPKRPISAMFIFSEEKRKQLQEERPELSESELTRLLARMWNDLSEKKKAKYKAREAAMKAQSEKKHGSDKEERGKLPESPKTAEEIWQQSVIGDYLARFKNDRGKALKAMEATWNNMEKKEKLMWIKKAAEDQKRYERELSEMRAPPCSTNSTKKMKFQGEPKKPPMNGYQKFSQELLSNGELNHLPLKERMVEIGSRWQRISQGQKDHYKKLAEEQQKQYKVHLDIWLKSLSPQERAAYKEHISNKRKSIGKIRGPNPKMKPTMQSKSESEDDDEEEEEEEDDDEDEDDDDDNGDSSEEGGDSSESSSEEESEDGDECECRVSHQSQGFTPVQLKSEYAGWRWGQKPCPCLVLATAQNDEDDEDEDDEDEDDNDSEGSSSSSSSSGDSSDSDSN
- the UBTF gene encoding nucleolar transcription factor 1 isoform X7 yields the protein MNGEAECPADLEMTAPKNQDRWSQEDMLTLLECMKNNLPSNDGSKFKTTESHLDWEKVAFKDFSGEMCKMKWMEISNEVRKFRTLTELIMDAEEHVKNPYKGKKLKKHPDFPKKPLTPYFRFFMEKRAKYAKLHPEMSNLDLTKILSKKYKELPEKKKMKYIQDFQREKQEFERNLARFREDHPDLIQNAKKSDVPEKPKTPQQLWYNHEKKIYLKVRPDEIMRDYIQKHPELNISEEGITRSTLTKAERQLKDKFDGRPTKPPPNSYSLYCAELMANMKDVPSTERMVLCSQQWKLLSQKEKDAYHKKCDQKKKDYEIELLRFLESLPEEEQQRVLGEEKMLGSNRKGATSPASKKSSPETGKASSEKPKRPISAMFIFSEEKRKQLQEERPELSESELTRLLARMWNDLSEKKKAKYKAREAAMKAQSEKKHGSDKEERGKLPESPKTAEEIWQQSVIGDYLARFKNDRGKALKAMEATWNNMEKKEKLMWIKKAAEDQKRYERELSEMRAPPCSTNSTKKMKFQGEPKKPPMNGYQKFSQELLSNGELNHLPLKERMVEIGSRWQRISQGQKDHYKKLAEEQQKQYKVHLDIWLKSLSPQERAAYKEHISNKRKSIGKIRGPNPKMKPTMQSKSESEDDDEEEEEEEDDDEDEDDDDDNGDSSEEGGDSSESSSEEESEDGDENDEDDEDEDDEDEDDNDSEGSSSSSSSSGDSSDSDSN